GCAAAGCCCTTTGTGGGCCACGCTGGACAATACTTGACGGTGCGGAACAACGCTTCCGAGTAAGGGTTGTCATTGCTCACTCTCGGTCGACTGTAAGACATCAACATCCCCAGCTCTGTTAACCTCGCTTTAAGCGTATAAGACGTCATCGGTGCGCCGTTATCCGAGTGCAGCACTGGAGGCTGGTGCCAGCAGCCTTCGCGCAATAAAGCGCGTTCCAGCAGGTGTTTCGCTAACTCGCCTGATTCCGCCTCGTGGACTTCCCAGGCGATGATTTTGCGACTGTAGATATCCATGATCAGATAGAGATACCAGTGCTGGCCACGCACAACGGAAGAGCAATAGCTGATGTCCCAGCACCAGACTTGGTTGGGTCCGGTTGCTGTGAAGCTCGTCGGCTCAGGCACTGGGCGGCGTGGCTTCATTCGCCCTCGATGGTGCTGCTGTTGGTGCTTTTTCAGTACCCGGTAAAACGACGACTCGGAAGCCAAGTAGACCCCTTGATCTGCCAGTAACGGCACGATCTGAGACGGTGGCAGGCTCTGATACTCGGAGCGATTGCAGGCACTCAAAATAGCCTGTTCCTCCTCGTGAGTCAGTTGATGCGGCTGACTGCCTTGTACCGCGTGTGGGCGCTGATCCTCAGCCACCGCGCCACACCCAGAACGCCAGCGTTTCAGCGTGCGCTCGCTCACGTCTATCATCGCCGCTGCTTGATAACGGGAAGCGCCCCCGGTGACCGCTTCATCAAACAACGTAATGAGCCTTGCACGTTCCTCAAGAGGCGTCAGTCGTCCTCGCCGCTGTTCGGGTCTTCGCCGTACAAGGCGTCGAGCTTTTTTGAGAGCACCAGTAACGATGTCGTTTCCGCTAGGGCTCTGTCTTTGCGACGCACTTCCGCTTTGAGCTGTTTGATCGTCTTACGGTCTTGTTTACGCTGCTTTTGTGCCGTTTTTTGCTGGTCTTCTTGTTGGCCAGCGCCCTGGAGACAAGCGGCTTTCCACTGTTGGATCTGCTCGGGATACAGGCCTTTTTCGCGGCAGTAAGCACCAAGCTCTGTTTCTGACAGGGTGGCGGTTTCGATGACCACGGCAAGCTTGGCGTCAGGCGACCACTCGTTGTCGCTTTGGGTGTAACCCGGCACAGGCACTCCTTTTTCTCGACACTGTTTTAACCAACTATACAGCGTCGCGTCAGAGATGCCTTCTTCAGTGGCGACAGATACCACACTGCGATTATGGGGTGGCAACAACTTTTTCAGTACAACAGCTTTACGCTCTTTAGAATAACGTGGCACACGCGCTCCATGCCGCTCCCTCTGGATTTGATTTAGGCGATATCGCCAACCGGACAACTAGGCTGACAGAGGGGGGTGAACTGGTGTCGTTAATTGAACGGGGAACAATACCGCCTGAACAGGTGGCGCGCGCGGTGGACGTTGCCGCATTGTCGCCTTCTTCCCGTGCCTGGGCCGTGTTGATTGATCGGCTGTTGCTATGGCTGGGCGGGCTGGCGTTGGCTTTCGCAGTGCTGTTTTTCATCGCCTATAACTGGGCAGAGATGGGCCGCTGGCCGCGTTTTGCACTGGTGCAGGTGGCGCTGGTGTTGGCCGCGGGGGTTGCTGTTTGGGGCAGTACTCGGCGGTTAATCTTTAAGGTTGCGATAACGGCAGCGTCCCTGCTGGTCGGGGTGCTCTTGGCATTGGTGGGGCAGGTGTACCAAACGGGTGCCGACCCTTGGCAGCTGTTCTTTGCTTGGGCGGTGTTCACGCTGCCCTGGGTTTGGGTGGCGCGTTTTGATGTGCTTTGGGTGCTGTGGCTTGGGCTGCTTAACGTGGCGCTCTGGCTTTATGTCGATACGTGGGGCGGAGCGTTGGATGGTTGGTTTATCCAGAGCGACGCCATTTTCTGGTGGCTATTCGCGCTCAACACAACGGCGCTTGCCGTGTGGGAGTGGGGCCTAAAGCGCCGGGGCTGGTGCTCGAGTCGTTGGGGTGTACGATTATTGGCGCTGGGGAGTGGTGTGCCCGTCACGTTCTTGATGATGACATGGATCGTCAATTCGGCCTCTTTTACACCAACGCTAGTGGTTTACCCGCTGTGGTTGGCAGCGCTGTATGGCGTGTATCGGCGCTTGTGCCCCGATTTATTGTTGGTGGCGGGGGGCTGTGTGTCGGTGATTAGTGTCGTGACGTTGCTGTTGGCCAGATTCTTGATAGGGAAGGACGAGTGGCAGGCGGATAGTATGCTGATGCTTGCGCTTGTGGTGTTAGTGATGGGCGCTGGGGCCGTGGTGTGGCTGAAGCGTCTACACCGGGAGGCGACCCAATGACGCGCGAAACGACGCCTCTAATCATCCGGTTAGGACAGGCAGGCATCCCGTTAAACGAGCACGATACCGCAGCATCCCCGGAAGTCCCTTGGTTTGTGCGCCTGTTGCAGGCATTTTCCGGCTGGCTGGCGGCGTTGTTTCTGCTTGGTTTTATCGCTCTGGCCGCTATGCCGGTGGTGGACAGTTCGGCAGCGTCGATGGGCTTGGGGCTGACCATGATGGGGGCCGCTTTTGCATTATTACGTGCGGCGCGTAGCGATGTGCTTGAACACTTGGCGCTGGCGGTGAGCTTGGTCGGCCAGCTGTTGGTGGCTTGGGCCTGGGTGATGGCTTGGGAAGCGTCTGCGTATCTCTGGTGGCCTCTGTTGGGTTTGGAGGTCGTGTTGGCGCTGGTCATGCCGAGCTACGTGCACCGTGCCTGTTCTGCGTTCGCCGCCAGCCTGGCGCTGTACATGGCCCTGGCGATGATCGCTTTGCAGCAAAGCGCGAGCGGGCTGGTATTGCTGGCGCTGACGCTATTGTGGCTGAACGAGTTTCGCTGGCCCGGGCGTATCAGACATGTACAGGCCTGGGGCTATGGCCTCTTGGTGGGCCTGCTGGTATTGCAGGGAATCGCGCATAGCGGGCAGCCGTTATGGATACAGTTTGAAGATCACCGCATAGGCACCTTTGGGTGGCTGGCGCCGTGGTTGAACACCGGCTTGTTAGCGCTGACGTTGGCACTGTTGCTGCACAGGGTTTTTAAAACGCAATCGCGGCATTGGAGCGCTTATGCAGGCGTTGCCGCGTTGCTCCTGGTTTCTCTTTACGTGCCAATGGTTGCGCAAGGCGTTGTGGTGCTGTTGCTGGGGTTTGCCATTGGCCATCGCCTGCTGACGGGGCTCGGTGTGCTGTCGCTGCTGGTGGGTATGGGCAGTTATTACTATTGGCTGGATACGACGCTACTCATCAAGGCATTAACGCTGCTCGTGATAGGTGTGTTGCTCTTGATACTGCGTTGGGTACTGCGCAAGTCACTGCCTGTGTGGCATGGCTCAAGCACACCGCGGGAGCCTAGGTCATGATGCTTAGCGCCAAGTGGAACCGCGTTGTCGTTATTGTGACCACATTGCTGATTCTTGCAGTGGTCAATTGGGCCATTTGGGATAAAGAGCGCCACCTGGCTGAGGGCGACGTTGTTTACCTGGCGTTAGCCCCGGTGGACCCGCGTTCGTTGATGCAGGGCGACTATATGGCGCTCAATTTTGAGCTGAGTAACGCTATTCAGCGCGCACTTCGTCAGCGTCACGAAGGAGGGACTCCAAAGGCCAAGAATGGTGAGGTCATTGTGCGCCTGGATGAACAGCGTATCGCCCACTTTCAGCGGCTGGATAATGGCTCCCCACTGGGTGATGAAGAGAGACGCCTGCACTATCGGCTGCGCAATGGTCAGGTGCGCTTTGCGACCAACGCTTTCTTCTTTCAGGAAGGCCACGGCGAACGCTATGAGTCAGCGCGCTATGGCCAATTTCGCGTCAACGGTGACGGTGAATTGCTGTTGGTTTCGCTGCACGATGTCGACCTCAATAGACTGGGAGAAATGGCTAGGTGAACGCTGGTTCATTGATCAGTGTCCATGCATGGCGTCCACGCACGGGATATTGCGACTAAGCTATAGGCGTTGTGACCGATATCACTGGCCCACCCAAAACTCAATAAGGCGATTATGAAAGCAAACAACGCGTGGCCCGTGTGGCTAGTGCTGGCCCTGATCTTCACTTTCTCCAGCCTCTGCGCGGCGCAAACTCAAGGAGAAGAGAGCGAGGACCGTCGGTGGTTTACCGTTGATTCGCTCAACACAGGGCTTGGCGAAACACCTGAAGAAGCCAACCGCGTCACGCCACGCGAATCCATGCGAAGCTTTCTTGGTCTCACCGAAAAGGGTGAGTACGAGAAAGCGGCACACATGCTTAATCTGTCGGAATTGAGCGACGATGAGCAGCGCGAACAAGGTCAGGAACTGGCTCGGCAGTTGGCGGAAGTGTTCAAGCGTGGCGAACGGATCAGCGTCGATAATCTCTCGGGGCGGGAAGACGCCGTGATAGAAGACCCCGCCGGACAAAACCCGCGCGTTGGCGAAGCGCGGCGTAACCTTGAACTGGCATCGCTGCGGGCCGATGGACAAACCTACGATATCCGTCTAGCCCGCTACCGCGTTGACGAAGAAGAGCCAGTATGGCTGATCATGCCGATCAGCGTGTCGTACATTCCGATGCTCTACGAGCAATTCGGCCCGTCGATGCTGGAGCAGTATATTCCCGAAAGTCTGCAGTCATCATTTGGGATGCTAAGGCTTTGGGAGTGGGTTGCCATTCCGGTCTTTTTGCTTTTCGTGGGCATGGTAGGCTGGGGTGTCCACCGCCTAATTAGTTTGATGTCGAACTGGCTTCCCTCGGGTGCCTTTCGAATGTTTGCCGGGCAGATTGGCATGCCGACGGCGCTGATCGTGATCTCGCTTTTCACCCAGATGTTGCTTAACTATGTGGTGTCGTTTTCAGCGGTCGCCACCACAACCTTTCGTGTGCTGCTTATCGGCATTCTCGCCTGGGGCGCGGGCACCATTGCGCTGCGTTTTGTAGATACCCTGATGCTGCGCATGACGCGGCGGCTGGTAGGGGAGATCGATGACACCAAACCTAAGGACGAGCGCAAGCTGCTGACATCGCTCTACGCACTGCGGCGTATCATTATCCTGGTGACCGTCACCAGTGTGTCAGTTTATATCCTGGGGCAGATACAGCTTTTTGAGTCGATGGGGTTATCCATCCTGGCGTCTGCCAGCGTTCTGGCGGTACTGGTGGGTGTCGCCGGTCAGGCGGTGTTAGGCAATATTGTAGCGTCTTTTCAATTGTCGTTTGCCAAGCCGATTCGTATTGGTGACTTGGTGATCTTTGAAGACCAGTGGTGTTACGTAGAAGGCATCTTTTATACCTATATTCGCTTGAGAACCTGGGACGAACGGCGTTTGATCGTGCCCGTGACGTACTTTACGTCCAAGCCTTTCCAGAACCTCTCGGTCAAGAGCATCAAGATGTATCGATACGTGGAGCTGACTCTTCACCTGAGTGCGGATATCGAGCTGATAAGAGACAAGTTTGTAGAGTTCGCAAAGGACGAAGACGACGTTATCGAGCACCACAAGCTGCTGTGTTACGTGACGGCACAATCGGAGACGGCGCAAACCGTGACCTGTTATTTAATGACCTCTGACCCCATGGCCGGGTGGACAGCGGAAATGCACGTCCGCGAAAAGCTCATGGCGTTCATTCGCGACAACCATCCCGAGTGGTGGCCGAGAGAAGTGATGGTGATCAGCCATCAGGATGTTGCGCGTGGAGCGAAAGTCAAATACTCCGCGGAGGCGGATAACGCTGAGGGGAAATCGTCTGAATAGAACGAATCAGTCGCGGGGTAAAGGGTGAGCATGTGAGAAGTAAATGTCTTTAAATATTGTGCAGCGCGAGTTATCCAACTGGGGCGTCACTTATGGCCCGCCGGGCGATGGCCCTTTTCCAGCCATCATGTTGCTGCATGGCTCTGAAGGCGCGTGGGCCGGGTGGAGCCACCGGGACGCGATGCTGTTCGCCGCGCATGGGTTCCTGGCATTTCCCTACGGCTACTCAAGCGGCGGTAATGCCTGGAACGCAGGGCATATTATCGATTACCCGCTTGACCGCAGTGTGGAGGCGTTTAAAGCCTTACGAGAATTGATGAACGAGTAGGGCTTTATGGACTTTCACGCGGCGCCGAGCACGCGTTATTACTCGCTTCACTGATGGCTAAGGATAAGATCGAAGGTGCGCCAGATGCTATCGCGGCGCATAGCCCGCCCGATGTCGTATGCGGTGCCTTTGATGCGCGTGGTTTTCGTGATGCCGGCGACCCTGGCTGGCAGGCCTGGGACGTCAGTAAGCGCGCCTGGACATGGCAGGGGAGCCATGAAGGCTTATTGCCCACCACACCGATAGAAATTGAGCGCTACCCTGGGCCGCTGTTTCTTTCCCATGGCACGCAAGACCGCATGTGGTCGGTTGAGATGACCACGCGACTGGAAAAACGCCTAATCAAGCACGGCCGTAGCCCGGAAGTACACTACTACGAAGGCGAGGATCATATACCCAGCAGTGCTTGCCAGAATAAGCATTACGAGTTGTTGATGGATTTCTTTTCAAAACATCTATAGGCACTGTTCATTATTTCTCCATGACGAAGATTGCTCAGTTACTAAAAGGGTAACGGTCAATCAGGGTCAAAAAGCCGTCTTCGTCGATAAAGCCTTTATCTCCGGTGACAAACCAGCGGTGGTCATCGGCCTTGTGGAGCGCCTTGGCCGTGCGCTGCGGGTCATTCAGATAGCCCTGCATCACCTGCGGGCCGCTGATCAATATCATGCCTGCCTCGCCAGTGGGCAATTCTGCAAAGCTTTCAGGGTCGACGATTTTGACGCTGGTGCCGGGGAGCGGCATGCCGACAGTGCCTGGTTTGCTGCCGCGTTGCACCTGCTGGTAGTTAGCGTCCATGGCGTCCGGCAGGTTGACCGATGCTACCGGTGCGGTTTCAGTGGCGCCGTAGCCTTCGTAGATAGGCGTGTTGAATGTTTGCGCAAAGCTGGCGCGTAACCTCTCATCGAACGTCTCTGCCCCTACGACCACCGCCCGCAAGCTTTCCAGCATTGCTGCCTGCACCTTGGGATTCTCGACAAACATTTGCAGCGAGATCGGCATGCTAAACAAGATGCTGACTTTGTGTTTGGCAATAGCGTCGGCGATACCCTGGGCATCGTCAGGTTCCTCGTGGCACACCAGTGGTAGCCCTTCAATCAGCGGTAGAAGTTGGGTGACCGTGAGGCCGAAGGCGTCAAACAACGGCAATGAGCCCATTAATACATCGTTGCTTTGGGTGTTGAGCACATCGGAGGTCTGTTTGATATTGGCCATCAGGTTGCGGTGGCTGAGCATCACGCCTTTGGTGGTGCCTTCGCTTTCGTTTAAGAACAGAATCACCGCCGTGGCGTCGGTATCATGGCTGCGGCAGAAGCCGCGCTGTAGTAGCCAAGTAGGCAGTATTCTCACCGCAAGCCAGGTGCTCAAGCGCTCGGCGCGGCCAATCGAGGTTTGCAGGTCTTCTAAAAAGACCACCTGCTTCTCGCCAAGCCATTGGCTAACGTTTAGCCCGCGCTGCTCGAGTTTCTTCAATAAGCGCTGTGAGGTGAATACAGTGGTAATTTCCGCCTGGGAAAGGGCTGAGGAAAGTGCTTCCTGGTCGGCGGTGATATTCAGGTTTACCACTGTTTTGCCCGCCAGCAGCGTGGCCATATTAGCGATAACCCCGGTACTGCTGGTCGGTAGCAGTAGGCCAACGTTTTGCCCCGGGTTGAGCTTGCGAAACCGTTTTGCCATTAGCAGGCTGGCGGTGAGTACCTGGCTCGCGTTGAGTGGGCGGCCCCGCGTATCGGCCAGGGCAAGGTCTCGAGGACGTCGCTTAACGCTTTGAATCCAGGCATTCGGCAGGGTGGGTAGCTCGTCCATGGCCCGCTGCCAGGAACTTGTCGCCTGCTCAAAGATGCGCCTTTTGAGCACATCAGCGGGGGTATCTTTAGGTAGCGGTTTGCCAAAGGCAACCACGACCGAGCGGTGCAGCGGCGCGTTACGCAGCTCCTTTAACTTGCTGGACGAGCGGGAAAACTGGCTTCCCCACAGGCCGCGCAGGTAGAAAGGCACGATTT
This window of the Halomonas sp. SH5A2 genome carries:
- a CDS encoding IS3 family transposase (programmed frameshift); its protein translation is MPRYSKERKAVVLKKLLPPHNRSVVSVATEEGISDATLYSWLKQCREKGVPVPGYTQSDNEWSPDAKLAVVIETATLSETELGAYCREKGLYPEQIQQWKAACLQGAGQQEDQQKTAQKQRKQDRKTIKQLKAEVRRKDRALAETTSLLVLFKKARRLVRRRPEQRRGRLTPLEERARLITLFDEAVTGGASRYQAAAMIDVSERTLKRWRSGCGAVAEDQRPHAVQGSQPHQLTHEEEQAILSACNRSEYQSLPPSQIVPLLADQGVYLASESSFYRVLKKHQQQHHRGRMKPRRPVPEPTSFTATGPNQVWCWDISYCSSVVRGQHWYLYLIMDIYSRKIIAWEVHEAESGELAKHLLERALLREGCWHQPPVLHSDNGAPMTSYTLKARLTELGMLMSYSRPRVSNDNPYSEALFRTVKYCPAWPTKGFASLNAVRDWMLTFERAYNEQHLHSGIRYVTPADRHQGADRERLEHRKAVYERAKRRHPQRWSGNTRNWEVPGSVALNPGKLQEVERNKQAA
- a CDS encoding DUF2157 domain-containing protein, producing the protein MSLIERGTIPPEQVARAVDVAALSPSSRAWAVLIDRLLLWLGGLALAFAVLFFIAYNWAEMGRWPRFALVQVALVLAAGVAVWGSTRRLIFKVAITAASLLVGVLLALVGQVYQTGADPWQLFFAWAVFTLPWVWVARFDVLWVLWLGLLNVALWLYVDTWGGALDGWFIQSDAIFWWLFALNTTALAVWEWGLKRRGWCSSRWGVRLLALGSGVPVTFLMMTWIVNSASFTPTLVVYPLWLAALYGVYRRLCPDLLLVAGGCVSVISVVTLLLARFLIGKDEWQADSMLMLALVVLVMGAGAVVWLKRLHREATQ
- a CDS encoding DUF4401 domain-containing protein, coding for MTRETTPLIIRLGQAGIPLNEHDTAASPEVPWFVRLLQAFSGWLAALFLLGFIALAAMPVVDSSAASMGLGLTMMGAAFALLRAARSDVLEHLALAVSLVGQLLVAWAWVMAWEASAYLWWPLLGLEVVLALVMPSYVHRACSAFAASLALYMALAMIALQQSASGLVLLALTLLWLNEFRWPGRIRHVQAWGYGLLVGLLVLQGIAHSGQPLWIQFEDHRIGTFGWLAPWLNTGLLALTLALLLHRVFKTQSRHWSAYAGVAALLLVSLYVPMVAQGVVVLLLGFAIGHRLLTGLGVLSLLVGMGSYYYWLDTTLLIKALTLLVIGVLLLILRWVLRKSLPVWHGSSTPREPRS
- a CDS encoding GDYXXLXY domain-containing protein; translation: MMLSAKWNRVVVIVTTLLILAVVNWAIWDKERHLAEGDVVYLALAPVDPRSLMQGDYMALNFELSNAIQRALRQRHEGGTPKAKNGEVIVRLDEQRIAHFQRLDNGSPLGDEERRLHYRLRNGQVRFATNAFFFQEGHGERYESARYGQFRVNGDGELLLVSLHDVDLNRLGEMAR
- a CDS encoding mechanosensitive ion channel family protein, which gives rise to MKANNAWPVWLVLALIFTFSSLCAAQTQGEESEDRRWFTVDSLNTGLGETPEEANRVTPRESMRSFLGLTEKGEYEKAAHMLNLSELSDDEQREQGQELARQLAEVFKRGERISVDNLSGREDAVIEDPAGQNPRVGEARRNLELASLRADGQTYDIRLARYRVDEEEPVWLIMPISVSYIPMLYEQFGPSMLEQYIPESLQSSFGMLRLWEWVAIPVFLLFVGMVGWGVHRLISLMSNWLPSGAFRMFAGQIGMPTALIVISLFTQMLLNYVVSFSAVATTTFRVLLIGILAWGAGTIALRFVDTLMLRMTRRLVGEIDDTKPKDERKLLTSLYALRRIIILVTVTSVSVYILGQIQLFESMGLSILASASVLAVLVGVAGQAVLGNIVASFQLSFAKPIRIGDLVIFEDQWCYVEGIFYTYIRLRTWDERRLIVPVTYFTSKPFQNLSVKSIKMYRYVELTLHLSADIELIRDKFVEFAKDEDDVIEHHKLLCYVTAQSETAQTVTCYLMTSDPMAGWTAEMHVREKLMAFIRDNHPEWWPREVMVISHQDVARGAKVKYSAEADNAEGKSSE
- a CDS encoding alpha/beta hydrolase family protein, with the protein product MSLNIVQRELSNWGVTYGPPGDGPFPAIMLLHGSEGAWAGWSHRDAMLFAAHGFLAFPYGYSSGGNAWNAGHIIDYPLDRSVEAFKALRELMNE
- a CDS encoding alpha/beta hydrolase family protein — protein: MAKDKIEGAPDAIAAHSPPDVVCGAFDARGFRDAGDPGWQAWDVSKRAWTWQGSHEGLLPTTPIEIERYPGPLFLSHGTQDRMWSVEMTTRLEKRLIKHGRSPEVHYYEGEDHIPSSACQNKHYELLMDFFSKHL